Within the Streptomyces sp. YIM 121038 genome, the region AAGTGGACGTTGAACATCCGTAGCCGGGACGGGGCTTCGGGGCTCGCGATCTCGTCGAGCCAGACGCTGCCGGTGAAGTGCTCGGCGGGGCCGCGCAGGCTTGCGGGGCGGGTGCGGGTGATGTGCACGGCGTTCCTCTGTGCGTAGTGCGGGGCGTGCGGGAAGCGCGACGCCCCGGTGGTGAGTGCGGGCGCCGGAGTGCGTACGGCGGGCTCAGCGCGGGGCGAGCAGGGCAAGCAGGCCGCGTACGCCCGCGTCGAAGGCGTCGGGGGAGCCCGTGGAGCGGGCCAGGACATAGCCGCCCTGGACCGTGGCGACGATGGTCGACGCGATCTCGTGGGCGTCGAGCGACGGGCTGAACTCGCCCTGGTCCAGGCCCTCCTGGACGATCGCGGCGAGCCGCCCGCGCAGCCACTCCAGGGTCTCGGTGACCGGCGCGCGCAGCGTGTCGCTCGCGATGACGTCCGGGTCCATCGTCAGGCGCCCGACGGGGCAGCCGCGCAACACGTCGCGCTCGCGCAGCAGATACCCGGCGACGCGCTCGTACGCCGACCCGGCGCCGCTCAGCGAGGCCTCGGCGGTGGCGCGCATCTCCTGGGCCGTGCGCCGGATCGCGGCGAGCGCGAGGTCGGGCTTGCCGGAGAAGTGGTGGTACATGCTGCCCTGTCCGGCGCCCGCGTGCTGCTGGATGGCCTTGGGGCTCGTGCCCACATAGCCCCGCTCCCACAGCAGCTCGCGGGTGGACTCGATCAGACGCTCCGGGGTGCTCATGCCGACACTGTACATACTAATAGGTACAGAGCGCCAGGTGAGAAGGCATCCGTCGCGGCACCGCACACGGGGGAGCAGGCGCCACGCCCCCTCGTACTCCCCGGGAGGTACGCGCACGGCCGCTGGCCGTACGACGACTTCGACGCGCCCCCGGACCAGGCTCGGAAGCGACGGAAAGCACGGCTCCGCACCCCTTCGAGGAGATGGACATCATGTACACCCTGGCGTTCGACGGCGGGCCCGGCCCGTGGATCCTGTTCTTCCCGCTGATCTGGGCGGCCGTGGTGTTCGGCGTCGTCACGGTCCTGCGCCGCACCGTGTGGCGCGGCCGGGGCGGGCCCTGGCAGCGGGGCGCCGCGCCGGTCGACCCGAAGTCGCCCATCGCCGTCCTCGGCCACCGCTTCGCCTCCGGCGAGATCGACGAGGACGAGTACTGGCGCCGCCT harbors:
- a CDS encoding TetR/AcrR family transcriptional regulator, encoding MYSVGMSTPERLIESTRELLWERGYVGTSPKAIQQHAGAGQGSMYHHFSGKPDLALAAIRRTAQEMRATAEASLSGAGSAYERVAGYLLRERDVLRGCPVGRLTMDPDVIASDTLRAPVTETLEWLRGRLAAIVQEGLDQGEFSPSLDAHEIASTIVATVQGGYVLARSTGSPDAFDAGVRGLLALLAPR
- a CDS encoding SHOCT domain-containing protein, translating into MYTLAFDGGPGPWILFFPLIWAAVVFGVVTVLRRTVWRGRGGPWQRGAAPVDPKSPIAVLGHRFASGEIDEDEYWRRLTVLNEEFGRVAEGGRS